Genomic DNA from Halomonas sp. BDJS001:
TTTGATGAGTCTGGTGAAGAGTGGGCAATTTTCCATCCGCTGACGGGTGAACAAGGCAAGCCGGACAATTTATTGCTGTGGGAAACCGGTGGGCGAGCCGTGCTGGAAGTTCAGGGCGGCACCAATTCCCGGGTTACGTTCTCCATGATGACCCATGATCAGCCGGCTTCTGCGGCGGTGCGCAACCATTACTCTGAAGATTCGCTGCTGAATTTCTCCATTCATAGCCTGCCACTGGAAGAGCAAGCGCTGTTCCAGACGATTTTGCTGATTCCGATCGGCGCGTTAATGGTGGTGTTTTTGCGTGTACTGGTGGGCATCAAAACGTCCGGTACCTTTATGCCGGTGTTGATCGCCCTCGCCTTCATTCAAACGAGTCTGCCCACGGGCTTGATTGGTTTCCTGCTTATCGTTGCCATCGGTCTGATTATTCGTAACTACCTCTCATACTTGAATTTATTACTGGTAGCCAGGGTCTCGGCGGTGATTATAACGGTGATCGCGATTATCTCGATCTTCACCGTATTGGCTTACCGCATGGGGCTCAGTGCTGGCTTAACGATCACCTTCTTCCCGATGATTATCCTGGCCTGGACCATCGAGCGGATGTCGATTCTATGGGAAGAGGAAGGCCCTAAGCAGGTGTTAATCCAGGGGGGCGGCAGTTTGATTACGGCGATCCTTGCCTACCTGGCAATGAATAACCCCTGGGTGCGCCACATTACGTTCAACTTCCTGGGCGTACAGCTGATATTGATGGCGCTGATTTTGCTGCTGGGCAACTATACGGGCTATCGCTTACTGGAGCTGCGCCGTTTCAAGCCCATCACTGATGATGAGAAGCCCTCATGAGCTGGCTGAAAAACTGGACGTGGCCCACGCGCTTGCGGGATAAAGGCATCATCGGCATGAATCGGCGCAATATTCGCTATATTGGGCGATATAACAGCCGTCGGCTTTACCCTCTGGTGGATGACAAGCTTAAAACCAAATTGCTGGCCCAACAGTACGGGATTACCTCACCGGAACTGATTGGTACCGTGACCACCCAGTTCGGCGTCAAACACATTGGCGAAATGCTAACAGGCCATGCTGGTTTCGTTATCAAGCCTGCCAAGGGAAGCGGCGGTAAAGGCATTCTGGTGATTGAAAAGGTCGAAGATAACGTCTTTATCAAGCCCAGCGGTGCCCAGCTCTCTCTTACCGATATCGAGCGGCACGTGTCGAATATTCTATCGGGGCTCTACTCGTTGGGTGGCTCCCCCGATGTGGCGGTGATTGAAACGCTGATTAATTTCGATGAAAGCCTGATGGATTACACCTATGAAGGGGTTCCCGATATTCGGGTTATTGTCTTCAAGGGTTACCCTGTTATGGCCATGATGCGTCTTTCCACCGCGGCGTCCGATGGCAAGGCCAACCTGCACCAGGGTGCGGTAGGCGTTGGCTTGAACATCGCTACCGGGGCTGCTTTGCGCGCCGTGCAGTTTGACCGTCCTTGTTTTAGCCATCCCGACACGGGGCATGATCTGGCAAGCCTGGTCGTGCCCCAATGGGAAACGCTGCTTAACTTGGCCGCAGGCTGTTATGAAATGACCGGGCTCGGTTATCTGGGCACCGATATGGTGCTGGATCGCAAGCATGGCCCGATGTTGCTTGAACTCAATGCAAGGCCTGGCTTGGCTATTCAAATGACCAATGGTGAAGGTTTACGTCGCCGGCTTGATCTTATTGAGCGCCAACCCGATGGTGTGCCCGCCAAACAGCGTGTGGCGTTTGCCCAGCACCATTTTGCGCGACAAAGTGAGCTGGTGGACAGCGAATCGGTAGAAAACTCTGACACCTCCTCCACCGGCGCGTAGACTACTAACGAGTGCCTAGGCTAACAACGTTCAACGAGTTGCCCATGACCCAAGCGAGTACACTACTACAGCAGGCGGAGTCTCAGTGCCATATCCGCGGCGTTCGTTTCACTCCTATTCGCCGACGCGTACTTGAGATGATCGCTGAAAATGGCGGTGGGCTAAAAGCCTATGACTTACTCGACAAGCTCTCTACCGAGCATGCGGCCGCCCGCCCCCCGACGGTATATCGGGCGCTGGAGTTCTTGATTGATCAAGGCTTGGTGCATCGCATTGAGTCGCAGAACGCCTATGTGGCCTGCGCCTGCCCGGAGCATGCACATGGTTTTCAACTGCTTATTTGCCGTCACTGCGGCTATGTGGAAGAGCTGCATTTGGACGAAATCAGCGAGCAACTGGCAGCACTGGCCAAAAGCCGAGGCTTTAATGTTGAGCGCCAAACCATTGAGCTCCAAGGGCTCTGCCAGGATTGTCGAACAGCTAGCGAGTAAATGTATGTCCCGTTTTGATCACATCGCGCCGGACTTGCTGTTTAAGCAGCTAGAGCGCGCCACCCCCGAAGATTCTCTACCCGCTGCGAGCACCCTGCTTGCAGCAGTTCGCTTTAATACCGAGGGTCTGCTCCCTGCCATTGCTCAGCAGCACGATACGCAGGAAGTGCTCATGATGGCCTGGATGAACCGTGAGGCGCTGGAAGAGACGTTAACCACCCAGCGTGTTTGCTACTATTCGCGCTCGCGCAAGAAGTTATGGCGTAAGGGGGAGTCCTCAGGGCAGCAGCAGCAGCTTGTCTCTGCCGCGCTTGATTGCGATGGCGATACGCTACTGTTGCAGGTTGATCAAACGGGCCCGGCTTGCCACACTGGTCGGCGCAGCTGTTTCTATATTGCCGTGGATCAAGAGCAGGCGTCGATCACCAGTGCGCCGCTGATCGACCCCGACGAACTGTACGGCAAAAAAGCCTAGTTCCCGTTATGCCACACTCAGCCAAGACGCGAATCATAGCTGCCCTGCGCTCAGGCCCGCGGTGGCTATTGATGAAAGTGATGATTGGCTGCGTAAGAGCCTATCAATATACCCTTAGCCCCCTTCTAGGCCCGCGCTGCCGCTTCTGGCCAAGCTGTTCGTCTTACACCATTGAGGCGATTCAGGTGCATGGGCCAATAACGGGTGGCTGGATGGCCGTTAAGCGGATCGTTAAGTGCCACCCAGGCAACCCCGGTGGTATGGATCCGGTGCCCGGCGGCCGCAGCGAACAGCTTTGCCGCGAGGATGATGAAAAGGAATCGTCGCCCTCTTGCTGTGATCATCACCCTCGCTAGCTTGTTTACCTATTTCTGCTGCGCTACCGCGTAGATTTTCTCCAGCATGGCATGCAAGCCGTTGCTACGCGTTGGTGAAAGGTGTTTATCCAATCCCAAGTCTGTCAAAAAGTGCGGCTCGGTAGCACGAATTTCAGCCGCGGTACGTTCGCTGTATATGCGTAGCAATACAGCAATCAGGCCGGAGACGATGGCAGCATCAGAGGTTGCCTTGAACACCAGCTTGTCGCCCTCCTCCTCATGGCGCATCCATACGTTTGACTGACAGCCCTGGATTTTAAACTCTTCGATCTTCCACTCTTCGGGAAAATCAGGCAGTTGCTTACCCATATCGATAATGTACTGGTAACGATCCATCCAGTTATCGAATATCTCGAAATCTTCGATCAGCTCTTGCTGGGCCTGTTCGGCGCCGGAAGTGCTCATGCTATTTCCTTCTCTATTGGAATTGGCTTGTAGTGGCGACTGACACTTTGAGTCATAGGGTTCTCATTGGGGCCATTATAACGGCTCGAAGGAGTCTTGAGGGAGGTTGTGTCCTGAAACTGTCAATCGATGGCGCTGCTGCTCGCGATGCCACTCGTTGTCTTCGGTGTGAAGATAGCGTGAGGTGGTATCCAGGCGTGCGTGACGAGCGCTTTCGGCTAGATGGCGCAGACTAATGCCCGATTGAGCCTGATGGGTGATTGAGGTATGTCGAAGCCAGTGTGGGGTTGCCTGGTTAAGCGCGGCAATATGTTCCGGTGTGCCGCCGTCAGCTTCAAGTGCTTGCGCCGCCTGCTGAAACGTAGTGCGAATAAGCCGATAAAGCTGATTATGGCCCAGGCCGCGTTGGCCATCCAGTGTACGCAACACCGGCGTCTCCGCTTCCAGCTGGCTGGGAGTGTCAGGCAAGCCCAGCGCTTGACGCCACTGACGCAGGCAGTCAAACATATCGTCAGGCAGCGGAATGCGCGCTATCTTGCTGCCCTTACCCACCACATACCACCACCAGCGCCCTTCGTTGCGCTGAAAATCCCCCATGCGCGCATCGGCCATCTCGCTGATCCGTGGTGCCAATAGATAGGCAAAGCCAAAAATAAAGCGCCGCCTCGCCTGCTCGAAATGGGCGCGGCTACCCTCCTCCATGGCTAACGGTCTATTCAGCCACTGCCATAGCCATGCCCAAAGGCCACTCTCCAGGTAGCGCTCAATCCGCGGCGTTTGATTATTCAGGCGGCGGGATTTGTCGCGCATCAAACGAAACGGATTGTGATTAACCCAGCCTGCTTCTACTAGCCAGGCAAACATTCCTTGCAGTATGACAAGGCTTTGACGACGGCTGGCGGGCGACAAACCTCCACGAAATGGCCGCCATAACGGATGCGTGCGGGGCTTGGAGGGCCCTACCCACTGCTCGCTTGGTTGTGGGTCGGCAAGAAAGGCTTCAAAGCGGCGCAGGTGTTCGCGGTTGATATCGGCCAACGTGTGCCCTTGGCTGGTGAGCCAGAGCAGCAGCCGCTCCGCCTCACGGCGGTACGCTTTCCAGGTTTGCGGGCTATCCACGTACTCCTCAAGCCAAGCGGTTACTGCCTGGGCATCGTTTTGGGCGCTAATACGCCCGCCACTTGGCGACGCTTTTAAAGCCTGCAGTTGGTCAGTGGGTGTAATAACTACGTTTGCCATACCCGCCACTACTCTCTTCCCATTAGTCGTTTTCTGCTTACTCAGGCCTGCAGTGTGCCCATGCAACCGCATAAATTCAAGATAATACGAGTAATCTTGAATTTATAGCTATTATTGTAAATAAATTTACGTATTACATAATACGTAATTATTGCCTTTCGAACGATAAGCCACGACAATGGCGGTTACAAAAGCGCTCAAGGAAGGATCACTACATGGCCCGCAACGGCATTCAGTACAGCGATGTTCAACAAGCCATTGATGCCCTGTTGGCCCGGGGCGACACGCCCAGCGTGCAGCGCATTCGCGATGTGCTGGGCACTGGCAGCTTCACGACGATTAGTGATCACTTTCGCCAGTGGCGCAGCGAGCGGGAGCAGAACCGTGACGTGCCGCCGCCCAAAGGTGTGCCGGAAGTGGTGGTGACTATGGCTGGGGAGCTTTGGCGCGAGGCCCAAGAGGTAGCGAATCAAGCGCTGCTCCACTATCGCGAAGATGCCAATCGTCAGGTGGCCGACGCTCAGCAGCTCGCAGAGGAGGCTAAACAGCAGGCAGCTAACGCCGAACAGCGCGAAAGCGCCCTCGCCGAGCACTTGCGCCATGTGGAGCAGCGCATGGAAGCGTTAAACCGGGAATTGGCCGCTAGCCAAACCAGCGAGCATCACTGGCATCAGCAGGCCGAAGCAGCGCAAGAAGAA
This window encodes:
- the yidD gene encoding membrane protein insertion efficiency factor YidD; the protein is MKVMIGCVRAYQYTLSPLLGPRCRFWPSCSSYTIEAIQVHGPITGGWMAVKRIVKCHPGNPGGMDPVPGGRSEQLCREDDEKESSPSCCDHHPR
- the hisI gene encoding phosphoribosyl-AMP cyclohydrolase — encoded protein: MSRFDHIAPDLLFKQLERATPEDSLPAASTLLAAVRFNTEGLLPAIAQQHDTQEVLMMAWMNREALEETLTTQRVCYYSRSRKKLWRKGESSGQQQQLVSAALDCDGDTLLLQVDQTGPACHTGRRSCFYIAVDQEQASITSAPLIDPDELYGKKA
- a CDS encoding inactive transglutaminase family protein, yielding MSRLMFYIIVGLLMVVGIATSVQRHVQFEIPWLPGEQRQVWEIEASINFNAQGGPVQVDLALPSHQAGYRVLTENTASSGYGLAYQADELGRTARWTIREAAGSQTLYYSVQMLVSDDARSPIQTPPEVTITPWETPYDTAASQLIDQAWARSANNATFARELIRDINGERQEENARLLLSQENPAALVVRLLNQAGVQAREISGLLLEDGRRRQTLSSWIQVFDESGEEWAIFHPLTGEQGKPDNLLLWETGGRAVLEVQGGTNSRVTFSMMTHDQPASAAVRNHYSEDSLLNFSIHSLPLEEQALFQTILLIPIGALMVVFLRVLVGIKTSGTFMPVLIALAFIQTSLPTGLIGFLLIVAIGLIIRNYLSYLNLLLVARVSAVIITVIAIISIFTVLAYRMGLSAGLTITFFPMIILAWTIERMSILWEEEGPKQVLIQGGGSLITAILAYLAMNNPWVRHITFNFLGVQLILMALILLLGNYTGYRLLELRRFKPITDDEKPS
- a CDS encoding alpha-L-glutamate ligase-like protein, with amino-acid sequence MSWLKNWTWPTRLRDKGIIGMNRRNIRYIGRYNSRRLYPLVDDKLKTKLLAQQYGITSPELIGTVTTQFGVKHIGEMLTGHAGFVIKPAKGSGGKGILVIEKVEDNVFIKPSGAQLSLTDIERHVSNILSGLYSLGGSPDVAVIETLINFDESLMDYTYEGVPDIRVIVFKGYPVMAMMRLSTAASDGKANLHQGAVGVGLNIATGAALRAVQFDRPCFSHPDTGHDLASLVVPQWETLLNLAAGCYEMTGLGYLGTDMVLDRKHGPMLLELNARPGLAIQMTNGEGLRRRLDLIERQPDGVPAKQRVAFAQHHFARQSELVDSESVENSDTSSTGA
- a CDS encoding SufE family protein gives rise to the protein MSTSGAEQAQQELIEDFEIFDNWMDRYQYIIDMGKQLPDFPEEWKIEEFKIQGCQSNVWMRHEEEGDKLVFKATSDAAIVSGLIAVLLRIYSERTAAEIRATEPHFLTDLGLDKHLSPTRSNGLHAMLEKIYAVAQQK
- a CDS encoding tyrosine-type recombinase/integrase, whose product is MANVVITPTDQLQALKASPSGGRISAQNDAQAVTAWLEEYVDSPQTWKAYRREAERLLLWLTSQGHTLADINREHLRRFEAFLADPQPSEQWVGPSKPRTHPLWRPFRGGLSPASRRQSLVILQGMFAWLVEAGWVNHNPFRLMRDKSRRLNNQTPRIERYLESGLWAWLWQWLNRPLAMEEGSRAHFEQARRRFIFGFAYLLAPRISEMADARMGDFQRNEGRWWWYVVGKGSKIARIPLPDDMFDCLRQWRQALGLPDTPSQLEAETPVLRTLDGQRGLGHNQLYRLIRTTFQQAAQALEADGGTPEHIAALNQATPHWLRHTSITHQAQSGISLRHLAESARHARLDTTSRYLHTEDNEWHREQQRHRLTVSGHNLPQDSFEPL
- a CDS encoding transcriptional repressor, with the translated sequence MTQASTLLQQAESQCHIRGVRFTPIRRRVLEMIAENGGGLKAYDLLDKLSTEHAAARPPTVYRALEFLIDQGLVHRIESQNAYVACACPEHAHGFQLLICRHCGYVEELHLDEISEQLAALAKSRGFNVERQTIELQGLCQDCRTASE